The Gossypium hirsutum isolate 1008001.06 chromosome D02, Gossypium_hirsutum_v2.1, whole genome shotgun sequence region TGAGAGAAATCGTGTGGTCATTCATACATGCAACACCATCAATTCCTTTTTTTTAACAttgaatgttttattaaaataattgtataattataattccaattttttttacaatattataaaataaattacgaaatttaaatttttcttagaattttatgatatttttagaatttctttaaaatttttgtagaattattattaagaaaatttctaaaaatatcaaaatgatttttagatttaattcaatGACCAAATTAGTTATTAATCCTTTGAGTTAACAAGCCACATAATCATTTTATTAAGGTGTAACGGAAGTTAACAGATGAATGATCAAAATACAAATATGTATCTTTgtctatttatataatatatatattaaaagctaaattttctatatattctttttgaattttctatattttaaaaaatgttatctattttttagatttattttagaattaagattaaattaatagaatatgtaaacattgagagtttattttgttattaaatcaattaaaatcatttataattaacgaaaaataataattattgtgATTAATTGTCTTTAGTTGCTCACTTTCGCAATTGATGGGATTAAATTGCTTTGATAATTTTAGGGAACTAAATTGCTGAATATTGAAATTGAGAAGGACTAAGAGGTATTTTTACCTATttcttaaatttatcaaaatataaaaagacataGACatccttaaaataatatttattgatgtGTAATTTTACAAACCCATTGACCATTGACACCCAATGAATCAAActcttaatatatattatgtatagaTATCCCTGTAAGACACTTTATTTCTTATTCTCACAAATTtccacatatatgtatatatattaattttcaatAACATGAAACAACCAATTCCTCAAAAATCATTATATTTCTTGATTTACTTAGTACATGAAAGCTTGTTTCCTGTTTTTCCAGCCACGGACTAACATCATCTCTCATCTTTAGCCTTTAGGTTATTTCAATCTAAAAGCCAGTGTAATTCCAAGCGTATAACACGTAAGTAGATAGACAGAATGCGAAAGATTTTCATATAATCATCCGAGGAAAAGGTTACATCTCTCGGTACTCTAAGCTCTTCGATGAAAACCCTAAAGCTTCAAAGCTAAATTTGTTGTATGTACactaaaaagagagaagaaaaacaCAAGTGATGGTTTGAAATGTAAGCAGAGGTGTAGTGAAATGAAGTTGGAAGGCAAGGGAGGTCTCTGCACCtcatatttcatgcctttaagATGTCACTGCTATTTGGCTCCCTCCTTCATTCATTGCCATGAAACTCACCCGTTTCtgcaaataaacaaacaaaaacttATTTGGTTATTTATAAGCTTATCATTCCATTAATTGATTTTCTTAACAAGACGTGCATGCCTACAAAGATTGGAAGAAAGCAACTCAGCAAATCATTTGAATTAGTCAAATTTTATGACGAGAAGGTTAGACAGGAAtggtaattaaaatattcaaacaaCATTATCTATGGAAAGATCCATATATCTATCTATCTTCTGTCAAAATATTGGTATGAAGTGTTCATTTGGTGACaagtttaaacataattaaataattaacacCACAATTTTACCTTACTAATCCAACGAATTTCGTCCTGTTCAACATCCTCAATATTCTATGGTCAAATCAGGTGAGTTGGAATTATTATAGCTAGTTTCAATTGTTTTTTCATAAAATCCAACAAATTAAGACAAAGTCtatatgtatataagccataaaattcaattcaagaataTTCAGAACCCTATCGTTATTCTTCAACCAATTCTTATTCCGTACGTCATACCATGCAAACACTGTTAACTAAACATTACAAAAAATGCGAACCAATATCACCATATCTTGCTTAACTTtcgtaaatatgaaaaataaaattaagaatttatttAGATACAATTCTTTTTTATATGACTCTTGTGTAAAATTTAAGTTGGAGTCGAATTCATTTAGAGAAAAAATCTGCATACTCAACACACATGCCTTGAAAATAAATAGAGTATGATAGTGTGGTGGGAAACTAACCTCACGAGCCTTGAAACCATCTCCGATGCTTCCATGGCTGGCTTTCCAATGCAGTTGCGGCTGCTTATCAGCTTCAGCACGTGAGCTGTTCCCGGTGTTTGCCACACAAAGTTGCATGATTTTCTCTGCTGCCTCTCTCTCATTTAGACTTTCTTTGATCAATCTCTCAACTTGGGACTTGGGAAGCCTCATTTTTACCCTCATTGCTCCACTCTCCGGCCCTCCTCCTTCCTCTTCATTCTCCTCCTCGGGGATCGCAATTATGGGTTTCATGAGTGTAAGATCCGATACGGATCTCCTCGATAGCATCAAGCTTTCCAGCCTGTCTTTAGCACTCATGTTTATTCCCGACCGGACCCTTCTCGGGACTCTCTCTTTGGGAGCCTCTGGCAACTCTACCAAGAAGTAAAGCCTCTTGGGCTCCAAGTTTTGATGCGACTGCAATGGCTTTGCTCGAATCCCGAAATGCTTAACGGCTTCTGATTCTAACAGTACATGCCCTGGATAATCTTTCACCACTTGCTCTGCTCTCACTGGGGTCTTCAACTTCATTGTTTCCCCGTTTATTTTCATCACTTTGGTCATCTTTTTCCCTCCCAAGCTATTCCCCATTTCTAAATCAAGATGCGTTGTTATTCTTTCTTTGCCCAACTTTAAACCATACACAAACTTTAtggtatatgaattaagataaggACATTTATATATTATGGGGTTTTGATGGTTAAGGGATGAGTGGTCAAAAAAGAGGGCAAACCTTTTGAAAACGAGCCAAAGGTTTGACAAAGGTGAAAATTTATAGAGAAAGTACGTAAGATATCGCTTTCAGTGAAATGATTTTAATTACATAGCTTAAACATCAAATATAGTTTGATAAAGTTAATTAAACCGGACGTTTTTAGATTGAATTCAACAAACCATACCCATGAAATGGATTTCCAAATTTACGCCCGTGACATGTGGGGGAATTCCTTTTAACAGATTAGAGTAggtaaaaatcaatatttttttgtcTTCATTTGCAGTGGATCAAGGTTTACGTTAATCACGGCGTGGGAATCTGTTGATTTCAAACTACACATGTGAACACCTGACTTTTTCCCCCACACcctctttttcatattttaatcttTATCCAACAAACATCTTCtaaattatttaatcatcatTTAAAGATTACACTTtccttttataaatattattttaatgaatgttaGATCATAATTTCCTGTTTATTATACACGTGTTTGAAGAAAACTAGATTTGTATCCAACCATTCTTTATCCTTTTCGGGTATAAAAAAGACTGCTACGGTTGAATTTGAGAAAGAGAAAGGTTTTGTTTTTCAGCTTGTATTTTTGCATGTTTATGTTTCCTTCTCTTTTTGAGAAGTTTATGTTTGAATGAAACAATGTCTAAATTGACTATCAGCTCATCAACTTGGAACTCTTTTATTTACTTCCAAGCCCTTGCTTTactagttttgttttttttttttaacttgtaattagactcttttgttattatttttttaaggatCTGTATTGTGCATGTGCCCAATTTAGGTttcaaacataaattaaaaaaaaagattaaaaacaattaatttctATACACCAATTTGTGGTTAATTTAATGTCATTCTCATAATGGTAGTTCCATTTACGACACCCTAACTATCTATAAATGACAAAATGAAGGAGCAGCATCATCTGTCTTAATTGGGGTTTTACTCCTCTCTTTTTTCCCTTGTGCGTATGTAAGCTCATTGAATTTCGaactatagaaacaaaaatactcgtgttatattataatattattcaaAGTCGTTACTTGAATTCTACTGGCATATTAGTCTAAATTCTGAAATGGGTGCTAATGTAACATAGTCCCCATTGTTGGCTTGATTTTCATCATCAGAATTCTAAATTACAAGGCTTCTAGATATGCAAGTATATCACAAAAAgcttaaaaatacaaaagaacAAATCATAAAACAAACATTGGTTGATAAAATCCGACAAGTACAATCATGTTGCTCATGCATATCCAAAATTCAGCATACTCAATCAACGATAGCTATAGGAAAACGGCCGCCATCCTATCCTATCCTATCAGTTCAAATATGTTGGCGTTTTGAgtttttataaaagtttttcTTTCCAAAGCAAAAAAAGACGCATGTTATAAAAGATTCTCATGCCTTGATTTCGCTTATCACAGAAAGATCTTATCTTAATCTGTTCCACATTTCATTTGTGGGAACTGCTGGAGATGCCATTCTCAACACAACTAAATGATGTTACAAAGTCTCTCTTAACTAAAATCTCCTCTATTTCAAATAAGCTTCACAAACacaattcataattaattaaactcaaaataaataagtaaaaaaattatttcataaattaaacaataagatCATCCCATACTATACATATAATTCATCATTCAAAAACTtctaaataaatgataaaaatttaaatttaaaatatgttttaacttttttttatcccGAGTCAATACACTATACTTCAGCCAATATGGGAAAAATCAACCAACACACACCAATACAATCAATACCAACTTAAAATTGCACCAGAACAAaacctaaaatttattatttcaatttattaccATATTGAAATTTACTACCATAATTTCAGTACAAGTTTTTTTTTCCTATGTAGGAATTTCCAAGGGTATATGAACCACCTTAAGCTTCCTACAATTTAACGACTCTCAACACCAGCAAGAGATCAAAACAAAAGCAAATCTTCATTTTA contains the following coding sequences:
- the LOC107910032 gene encoding uncharacterized protein At1g66480 encodes the protein MGNSLGGKKMTKVMKINGETMKLKTPVRAEQVVKDYPGHVLLESEAVKHFGIRAKPLQSHQNLEPKRLYFLVELPEAPKERVPRRVRSGINMSAKDRLESLMLSRRSVSDLTLMKPIIAIPEEENEEEGGGPESGAMRVKMRLPKSQVERLIKESLNEREAAEKIMQLCVANTGNSSRAEADKQPQLHWKASHGSIGDGFKAREKRVSFMAMNEGGSQIAVTS